One window of the Pseudofrankia sp. DC12 genome contains the following:
- a CDS encoding LLM class F420-dependent oxidoreductase yields MPTASPAARPLVDGAVLGRVGVWSGQFDFSPATVVREAVAELDELGYPTVWTGEVKGREVLVTAGLMLAATARITVATGIAQILARNPLTMAAGQLALAEAFPGRFVLGLGVSHAELMQIRGAPYTKPLGQMSAYLAEMDRMASEQYRAVPPLTEPPRVLAALGPKMLELARDRADGAHTYFVPPEHTAAARKALGSGKLLVPEQAFVLDTDTERARELARRHTGSYLRLPNYTNNLRRYGYTDDDFANAGSDRLVDMIVPHGGPEMLAARIAEHLDAGADQVAIQVLDYDRRGLPRRQWRELAPALLAL; encoded by the coding sequence GTGCCCACCGCGAGCCCGGCCGCCCGGCCGTTGGTCGACGGTGCTGTCCTTGGCCGGGTCGGCGTCTGGAGCGGGCAGTTCGACTTCTCGCCGGCCACCGTGGTGCGGGAGGCCGTCGCCGAGCTCGACGAGCTGGGCTACCCGACGGTCTGGACCGGCGAGGTCAAGGGCCGGGAGGTGCTGGTGACGGCCGGGCTGATGCTCGCCGCCACGGCCCGGATCACCGTCGCGACCGGCATCGCGCAGATCCTGGCCCGCAACCCGCTCACGATGGCCGCCGGCCAGCTCGCCCTGGCCGAGGCGTTCCCGGGGCGGTTCGTGCTCGGCCTCGGGGTCTCGCACGCCGAGCTGATGCAGATCCGCGGCGCGCCGTACACGAAGCCGCTCGGCCAGATGTCGGCCTATCTGGCTGAGATGGACCGGATGGCCTCCGAACAGTACAGGGCGGTACCTCCGCTGACCGAGCCGCCGCGGGTGCTGGCCGCGCTCGGGCCGAAGATGCTGGAGCTCGCCCGCGACCGGGCCGACGGGGCACACACCTACTTCGTGCCGCCCGAGCACACCGCGGCCGCTCGCAAGGCGCTCGGCTCCGGCAAGCTGCTCGTCCCCGAGCAGGCGTTCGTGCTCGACACGGACACCGAGCGGGCCCGGGAGCTGGCCCGCCGGCATACCGGCTCCTACCTGCGGCTGCCGAACTACACCAACAACCTGCGCCGTTACGGCTACACCGACGACGACTTCGCGAACGCGGGCTCCGACCGGCTGGTCGACATGATCGTCCCGCATGGTGGTCCCGAGATGCTGGCGGCGCGGATCGCCGAGCATCTGGACGCGGGCGCCGACCAGGTCGCCATCCAGGTACTCGACTACGACCGGCGCGGCCTGCCCCGCCGCCAGTGGCGCGAGCTCGCGCCGGCCCTGCTCGCCCTGTAG